One part of the Melospiza melodia melodia isolate bMelMel2 chromosome 3, bMelMel2.pri, whole genome shotgun sequence genome encodes these proteins:
- the TMEM151B gene encoding transmembrane protein 151B, whose product MSPPASAAAASEGGSSTPVPPEEEAEGAREEQRPVKQSLSKSLCRESHWKCLLLSLLMYGCMGAMTWCHVTKVTRLTFDSAYKGKSMMYHDSPCSNGYVYIPLAFLVMLYVVYLVECWHCYTRNELQYKVDVESVHERVQRMQQATPCIWWKAISYHYVRRTRQVTRYRNGDAYTTTQVYHERVNTHVAEAEFDYSNCGVKDISKDLIDLESYPATRLRFTKCFSFANVESENSYLTQRARFFTENEGLDDYMEAREGMHLKNVDFKEYMVAFSDPDNLPWYVSHYVFWVAALLTLSWPLRVLNEYRTSYVHYHVEKLFGFDYVAVTPAEERSFCRRMPRVNTVDSTELEWHIRSNQQLVPSYSEAVLMDLVGLSGCTSYSACRYGGYRQNCERCHRTISSSSIFSRSALSICNGSPRIPFSSSRFSLGRLYGSRRSCLWQSRSGSLNEQSCPTEQTRLSSQVTVEEEDPPPYQDALYFPVLIVHRNEGCLNHDHRHLHRNGSCVETSL is encoded by the exons ATGTCCCCCCCGGCCTCGGCGGCCGCCGCCAGCGAGGGAGGCAGCAGCACGCCGGTTCCtccggaggaggaggcggaggggGCCAGAGAGGAG CAGCGGCCAGTGAAGCAGTCTCTCAGCAAATCCCTGTGCCGAGAGTCCCACTGGAAatgcctgctgctgtccctcctcATGTATGGCTGCATGGGAGCCATGACCTGGTGCCACGTCACCAAGGTGACCCGGCTGACCTTCGACAGCGCTTACAAGGGCAAGTCCATGATGTACCATGACAGCCCCTGCTCCAACGGCTACGTCTACATCCCCTTGGCTTTCCTGGTGATGCTCTACGTGGTGTACCTGGTGGAGTGCTGGCACTGCTACACGCGCAACGAGCTGCAGTACAAGGTGGACGTGGAGAGCGTGCACGAGCGCGTGCAGCGCATGCAGCAGGCGACCCCCTGCATCTGGTGGAAGGCCATCAGCTACCACTACGTGCGCAGGACCCGGCAGGTCACCCGCTACCGCAACGGGGACGCCTACACCACCACCCAGGTGTACCACGAGCGGGTCAACACCCACGTGGCAGAGGCCGAGTTTGATTACTCCAACTGCGGGGTCAAGGACATCTCCAAGGACCTCATCGACCTGGAGAGCTACCCAGCCACGCGGCTCCGCTTCACCAAGTGTTTCAGCTTTGCCAACGTGGAGTCCGAGAACTCCTATCTGACCCAGCGGGCCCGCTTCTTCACGGAGAACGAGGGCCTAGACGATTACATGGAGGCCAGGGAGGGGATGCACCTCAAAAATGTGGACTTCAAGGAATACATGGTGGCCTTTTCCGACCCAGACAACCTGCCTTGGTACGTATCTCACTATGTCTtctgggtggcagctctgctgacCCTGTCCTGGCCCCTGCGGGTGCTAAATGAGTACCGCACCTCCTACGTCCATTACCACGTGGAAAAACTCTTTGGGTTCGATTACGTGGCGGTGACGCCGGCCGAGGAGCGCTCCTTCTGCCGGAGGATGCCCCGTGTCAACACGGTGGACAGCACGGAGCTGGAGTGGCACATACGCTCCAACCAGCAGCTGGTGCCCAGCTACTCGGAAGCGGTGCTGATGGATTTGGTGGGGCTCTCCGGCTGCACCAGCTACTCTGCCTGCCGCTACGGGGGCTACCGGCAGAACTGCGAGCGCTGCCACAGGACTATAAGCAGCTCCTCCATCTTCTCCCGCAGCGCTCTGAGCATCTGCAACGGCAGCCCCAGGATTCCCTTCAGCAGCAGCCGCTTCTCCCTGGGCCGCCTGTACGGCTCGCGCCGCAGCTGCCTCTGGCAGAGCCGGAGCGGCAGCCTCAACGAGCAGAGCTGCCCCACCGAGCAGACACGCCTCTCCAGCCAGGTGACTGTGGAGGAGGAAGACCCCCCTCCTTATCAGGATGCCCTCTACTTCCCCGTCCTCATTGTACACCGCAACGAAGGCTGCCTGAACCACGACCACCGTCACCTCCATCGCAATGGGTCCTGTGTGGAGACCTCACTGTGA